Within Nitrospirota bacterium, the genomic segment ATTGTCTTTAAGCGCTGTTACTAAAGCCCGCTGAGAGAGTGTGTTAACTGTCCATGGTTCTTTATATGTTTTTAAGAGGTTTGTAAGCCGTGCGTCCAAAAACACTGCGCCAATTCTAAGGCCGCACAGAGCATAAAACTTAGTGTATGACTTTAAGACTATAAGAAGTGGATTGTTTAAGATCTCGCCTGTCATGCTAAAGCTGTCAGGGTTTTTACTGTGAGAATATAAAAAATCCATAAACGCCTCATCCACTATCAGATAACAGCCAAAGGCATGTGCAGCCGCGGCAATCTTTAACATATCCTCTTTGCTTATAAATCCAGCTGTTGGAGTGTTTGGGTTACAGAGAAACGCTATATCGTGTCCTTTTAACGTTTCTATAAATGTTTGTGCATCAAGTTTGAAATTATCAGTCTCGTTAAGCGGGAAAAAGGAGATATCACTGACGCCATACATTGAAAGTGCTCGTTCATATTCGCTAAATGTGGGTGAGACAATGAGTGCCTTTTGAGGTTTTAATGCCCGTACTATTAAGTATATCAACTCGGTGCTGCCGTTACCACAGAGAATGTTTTCCGTGTTGACTCTGTAACGCTCAGAGAGTACCTGTGTCAACCTTCTACACTCCGTATCGGGGTAATTATTCAGAAATTTCAGAAATTTGCGAACCTCTGCTTTTACCTTTTTAGAGACACCACACGGGTTAGGGGAGGAGCTGAAATCAATTATCTTCCTCTGCGGTATGTTTAATGATTCAGCCAAAGAGTAAATATCTCCGCCATGAAGATGTGATGATGTGTTTGACATTATAATCTCAAAATAATCATAACAAGTATTGTTATCATGTCTTACCCAACTCAGCAACTATACCCTTAAACACCTTGTAAAACTGGTCATTTTCGGATATTGCCTTACTGAGAATTACCTTTAAATTTGGCAGGTCATTAACGTTTATGACCACATTTACGCTTTTAATATAGGCCGGCATACTGTCAAGTGTTTTATAGTTATTTCCTATAAGGGCAAGAAATATCCGTCTTCTGTTATTGACGGGCATAGTTTGAAATGTTTCAAGCAGCTCATTCTTTTCCGGGTCTCCGCCTCCAAAAGTCTCATTAAGAACCAGCACATCAAACTGGTTATACCTGATGCGGTCAAAGGCATTCTCTAAGTCAGGCGATATGGCCACATTGTATTTCAAGTCTCTGAGGGTCTCACTTATGATCTTAAGGTTACTCTGATTATCATCACACACGAGTGAGTCCTTAAACCCCTCCGTGTATTGCTCAAAATCCATTCCTCTGTAGTTTTGTTGTGCCACATGTCTCTCCTTTCTATTTCCGCTGAGGTGGAATGCTATTTAGTCTTAGCCTTGCGGGCATACTCTCTGTCCAATGACAGATTCTCTATATCTGTGGTTTTTTCGCCTCTGGTGCTCTTTACCGTATCTATGCCGCGGCCTACAAGAGCCTTACGTGAGGCGTAAGCCATCGCCGTTTCCTCAGTTATCAATCCAACCCTGAAGAGATTTACGATGGACTTGTCAAATGTCTGCATGCCGTAAGTCTCACCGGCATCTATGATTTCGTAGAAGGTTTTACCATCGGACTCACCGTTAACGAGGGTGTCCTTTACACGTAGGTTTGTTTTCATAATTTCAATGGCTGCAACCCTGCCTCCGCCCACTTTTGGCAGCAGCCGCTGGCTTACTATCCATCGGACTGTGTCTGAGAGACGGTTCCTGACTAAAACCTCCTCCTCTTTATCAAACATACCTATAATCCTGTTTATTGTTTGCCCAGCGTCTATCGTATGCAGGGTGGAAAGCACAAGGTGGCCGGTTTCAGCGGCAGTCATACCAATTTCCACAGTCTCTCTGTCTCTCATCTCTCCAACCAGTATGACCTTTGGAGCCTGTCTGAGAGCAGCCCTCAGTCCATTAGAAAATGTATCAAAATCCGAACCCATTTCCCGTTGGTTAAATGTGGCTTTCTTGTGCGGATGAACAAACTCAACCGGGTCCTCAAGCGTAAGGACATGTACCTGTTTGTTTTCATTAATTATATTTAACACGGCAGCAAGAGTTGATGATTTACCGCTTCCGGTGGCGCCGGTAATGAGTACAAGCCCGTTTTTTTCCTCCGCTATCTGCCCTAACACCTTGGGCACTTTTAAATCGGCAAGCGTAGGGATTCTTGACTCAAGTTTTCTTAAAACAATCGAATAGCTGCCTCTTTGGGAAAAAATATTTACCCTGAATCTGGCCTTGCCGGGAAGGGAATAAGACAGATCGCAGGAGCCGTGTTTAAGGAGATTTTCTGTAAGCCGCCTGTCAGCATTAATCAGATTCATGGCGAAAATTTCAGTCTGAAACGGGGTCAGTTCCTCTATTGGCATCTCTTCAAGATGTACCGGAAGGAGCACACCGGAGGATTCCACCTGAAGAGGTTTGCCAACGGTAAAGTTAAGGTCAGATACGTTACCAACGCTCTCTAACATCCCTGAAAGTATAAAGTCAACCTCAGCTCTTCTCATAATTATATCACCTCATTCTTAAGTTTTATTTAGAATTCCGGCGGCGGTTCCTTCAAAAATGGAATAAACCGTTTTTTGTCCATTGATTTATCATAGGCATCCTCGGCAGCTATCCACCCCTTATTAAGCAGATCAAGGATGGCGTCATCAAGAGTAACCATGCCAAGCTTCTTACCGGTCTGCATAACAGACGCAAGCTGCGGAGTCTTAGCTTCTCGTATAAGGTTTGCAGCGGCATAGGTTATAACCAGAATTTCAAGTGCAGCGCAGCGTCCCTTTTTATCTATCCGTTTAAACAGGTTTTGGGCAACAACACCCTTTAGGGCCTCAGACAGGGTGGTGCGAATCTGAGCCTGCTGGTTAGCAGGAAATACGTCTATTACTCTGTCAACAGTTTTAGTGGCACTTTGTGTGTGCAGGGTGCCAAAGACAAGATGGCCGGTTGAGGCTGCCTCTAATGCCAGTTGTATTGTTTCAAGGTCTCTCATTTCACCAACCAGTATTATGTCAGGGTCCTCACGAAGGGCACCTCTCAGGGCTGCCCCAAATGATCTGGTATCCGGCCCCACCTCACGGTGGTTAACTATACAGCTTGCACTTTTATGCACAAACTCTACAGGGTCCTCTATGGTTAGAATATGGTCTTTTCTGTTTTTATTAGCATAATCAACAATTGCGGCAAGGGTTGTTGATTTACCGCTTCCGGTTGGCCCTGTAACAAGCACAAGCCCCTTGTTAAGCATTGCAAACTTCTTACACACCGGCGGCAACCCAAGTTCATCAACTGTGGCGATTTTTTCCGGAATTTGTCTGAACACTGCGCCGACACCCCATTTTTGCTTGAAGAAATTAGACCTGAATCTGCCAAGCTTAGGGATTTCATAAGCAAAGTCCACATCGCCTGTTTCCTCGTAGAGTTTAACTTTCTCCTCAGGGGCTATCTCATAAAGCATAGCCTTAAGCTCGTCATTGTCAAGCTCTTTGTACTTAATACGCTCCATCTCCCCGCGGATACGCAATATTGGCTGAGAACCTGCCACCATATGCAAGTCCGATGCTCCCTGTTCATTCATAAGTTTAAAAAAGGCATCTATTTTTGCCATTTAGACCTCCAGCGTAAAAAGTCTTCAAATTTGTGTTTGCCTCACCCGCTTATGATTTTATCAAACGTTTCATGAGTTTGTCAAAAAAACGTTTGGCATTGTATGCTCTTAACGAGTATGGCTTAATGATTTCACTAAAAAAATGTTTTTATAGATAATTAAAGATATAGATTTAATTTTTTATTTTTTGTATAATATACAGATGTTTGAGTTTAAGAGGATAAAACGCCTGCCACCGTACGTGTTTGCTATTGTAAACAGCCTGAAGTCAGAGGCAAGGCGGCGCGGTGAGGACATAATTGACCTCGGCATGGGAAACCCTGACCTTCCAACCCCTGACCATATAGTCAGTA encodes:
- a CDS encoding aminotransferase class I/II-fold pyridoxal phosphate-dependent enzyme; the protein is MSNTSSHLHGGDIYSLAESLNIPQRKIIDFSSSPNPCGVSKKVKAEVRKFLKFLNNYPDTECRRLTQVLSERYRVNTENILCGNGSTELIYLIVRALKPQKALIVSPTFSEYERALSMYGVSDISFFPLNETDNFKLDAQTFIETLKGHDIAFLCNPNTPTAGFISKEDMLKIAAAAHAFGCYLIVDEAFMDFLYSHSKNPDSFSMTGEILNNPLLIVLKSYTKFYALCGLRIGAVFLDARLTNLLKTYKEPWTVNTLSQRALVTALKDNVYERDTFSLLKTEKAFFEKSLNKNEIQYFPSMVNYYLIKDTRAAHIYDKLRSRGILLRSCANYRGLNEQFLRISVKTHRENSLLFKNLSKNLSIY
- a CDS encoding response regulator, which translates into the protein MAQQNYRGMDFEQYTEGFKDSLVCDDNQSNLKIISETLRDLKYNVAISPDLENAFDRIRYNQFDVLVLNETFGGGDPEKNELLETFQTMPVNNRRRIFLALIGNNYKTLDSMPAYIKSVNVVINVNDLPNLKVILSKAISENDQFYKVFKGIVAELGKT
- a CDS encoding PilT/PilU family type 4a pilus ATPase — protein: MRRAEVDFILSGMLESVGNVSDLNFTVGKPLQVESSGVLLPVHLEEMPIEELTPFQTEIFAMNLINADRRLTENLLKHGSCDLSYSLPGKARFRVNIFSQRGSYSIVLRKLESRIPTLADLKVPKVLGQIAEEKNGLVLITGATGSGKSSTLAAVLNIINENKQVHVLTLEDPVEFVHPHKKATFNQREMGSDFDTFSNGLRAALRQAPKVILVGEMRDRETVEIGMTAAETGHLVLSTLHTIDAGQTINRIIGMFDKEEEVLVRNRLSDTVRWIVSQRLLPKVGGGRVAAIEIMKTNLRVKDTLVNGESDGKTFYEIIDAGETYGMQTFDKSIVNLFRVGLITEETAMAYASRKALVGRGIDTVKSTRGEKTTDIENLSLDREYARKAKTK
- a CDS encoding type IV pilus twitching motility protein PilT, translated to MAKIDAFFKLMNEQGASDLHMVAGSQPILRIRGEMERIKYKELDNDELKAMLYEIAPEEKVKLYEETGDVDFAYEIPKLGRFRSNFFKQKWGVGAVFRQIPEKIATVDELGLPPVCKKFAMLNKGLVLVTGPTGSGKSTTLAAIVDYANKNRKDHILTIEDPVEFVHKSASCIVNHREVGPDTRSFGAALRGALREDPDIILVGEMRDLETIQLALEAASTGHLVFGTLHTQSATKTVDRVIDVFPANQQAQIRTTLSEALKGVVAQNLFKRIDKKGRCAALEILVITYAAANLIREAKTPQLASVMQTGKKLGMVTLDDAILDLLNKGWIAAEDAYDKSMDKKRFIPFLKEPPPEF